In Plasmodium coatneyi strain Hackeri chromosome 4, complete sequence, the genomic window CTGGTTTTTCTGAACAGCAATTATGGTCTCGATAAATAGGGAGGTGTATATCTGGTCCTCCTTCTTTATGCAGTCTAAGTTGATGTAGTGAAAGGACAAGCAGGCTGTTGCTACTATTTGGTTTTTGTTTACTATGTTAAAGTACATATTGCAGGGGAATAACTTCTTCACGATGTCTGTGTAGATGTGAAGATCAGCTGATCCGATGAATGTGTTTTTTAGAGTTCCCTTTTTGTACAATTCTATTCTGATGATTTCGTTGTTCTGTTTGACAAccatgttttttctttcctactCTTGTgtgaagggggggaaggggtgCGCATAAGCAGTTGTGGAACGTATAACCAGATGTAGAACGCATGAACATAAGTGTGAGTGTATTCATGTAGATGCTCGCCGCCACCACGTGGAGCAAAACAAAcaggggaggaggaggagactATGCCTTCCCTATTctttgttcccatttttcttttttttacttctatGTGTATTTTGTTGAGGTACTGCTTGTAGTAGTGGGTGTAGGAATATCTGTTTCCGATTTTCAGATGGACAATGTACTTGCTGTTGTCGTCGTcacccatttttaaattgatGTGGTGAATTTGAATGATGATGTTGAAGGATTCATATTTGTGGATGTTTAGGAGGCGGTACAGTTGGCCTGAAAGGAGGATTGTATGCATGCATGTacgcatgtgtgtatatgtattgGGGAAGGTGATGTGAAAGAAGGGGCAGACAATCTGCTCGGAgccacaaaaatgggaaagataAAACGACGGAGCGATGTTCACTATTTCACCATTTGGACAAAATGGTTCCCTCGCCTGTTCAACAGtttgtttcctctttttggaGATGCCATTCCACTTGTAGGTAGCTTACCGATTGGCTTATTTTCACTGATATGAGGAAACAAATCCCTATTTCTACACACGCAGAGGGTACAGACGGATGCAAGGAGGCATCCCCCCGCGTAGAGAAAATTATGCGGATCAAAGTAAAACAtcttggggggaaaaaaaaaaaaaatgtcctacAGAGAAATGGCTATGGCTAGCAAAGTAGTGTCCAATCTGCAGATCAATTAAATGTGACAAACAAATAGGGGCAATGCATCTGGACGGGTGATGCGAGTGGCAATTTGGTCATTCGCCCCCCTGCTCGGTGATTTTCGCACGTGTACATTTATacgcgtacatatatatgtacatatgtacatatctacatttgggaaaaaaaaaaaatatatatatcagaCTTGTGACATCTTACAACTCGTCCGATTAACCGTTACATTAGAAGAGTggcgaaggaaaagaaggaaaattctgaataaaattatgcacctatttttttatagaaaaaaaaaaaaaaaaaaaaaaaaattgacaccGTAATTTGTTGTGCGCGCATATACGCTCGTTttcctgtgtgtgtgtgcaaatatgcgggcgtggaaaaaaaatggcggaATTTCTCCCTCTGTGGGAAACCGCGGTAACCATTCGAATGCCGCGATGGGTGAGGAAGGGATTAGAGGCACGAACAAACGGAAGTGAACACAAACGAACACAAGTGAACAGACGTTAATGcaactgaagaaaaaaagcgcaaCCGCGCTAACCTCTTGCTGCGagtgaataaataaatgccCTATTTTCCAAACGCGCGGAGGCCAACCGTTGCCACGTCTTTGATGCCCCCTGGCGAAACCGAGTAAGTGccgaaaaaaatgtcagcaaaaatggcaccacAATTGGGAACCCCTGGAAAATTGgccaaacaaaaaaaaatttccctctTTCACCTTCCTCAAAGGtaagttatatatacatatacacatacatttgTAGACTCCGTTTTATTTtaatgccatttttttcatttgtaacTTGACCCCCCTTCTGCTATCACACTatgcactttttaaaaatctcAAAAAGGCTGCCTCTTTTGGCGTGTGTGTGCATAAAATTCCCTTTAGCTAAGCACCACGAGGTTAGTTGGACTATTTGTCATGCGCCTTTTCACGCGGTGTGGCGCTGTTTGACGTTGTTTTCAGGTCATTCTTTGGTCACTTGCGCGCTCACGCCATTTTCCTCGCTAGGCAAAAATTGCCTaacgcctttttttcccttggtCTATGTGTCCATTTGGATGGGTGTGTTTTTTTCGGAAGGTAAGAAGCCGGTTCCGCGCGACTTtcaaaaaggacaaatgCGGACGGGGAAGCACAGCACaggaaattttccaaaagggtAATCAAACAAGTTAAGCAAGTTAAGAaaaccaaacaaatcaaacgTGCCAATCAGAGTAAAAACGCAAACTTGCTCTGCGCACGGCGGGAAGTAAAATTCCTACAGGgtgggcattttttttaagcaattCACCTAAATTTTGCTAACAAATTAAACAACAGGAGGGATTGCTGCTAAGTTTCTCTCcgtttattttcccttttcatccATTCGCCCGTCCGCCCACGATTTATTCACTTCAATTTGGCAATTTGACAAATTGACAATTTTGCACTCCTCCcatttgttcccttttttttttttttttttttccccttcgccGCACCTTCACGAGAGGgccaattaaaaaaaaaaaaatcctacaacgtgaaaaaaaaaaaaaaaaaaaaaaaaaaaagaacaaacatAGGTGCGTCCTTCACCAATGATATAAACttacaatttctttttttttgttttttttcctttcgccGAGGCCACATTAAGTGATCTGCGATACGTAAGAAAAAAGCCGTTCACTTTGGCCAGGCGCAGATTTTCGACATAGCCGCTTAGCAGTTTTGCACGTGTCCCACTGGGCTAGTTTTTCCCGCAAATTCGACGCGCACAAATGCGGAAGTGCTGCAAAATTGGCGGCCCCCCATTTTTCAGACAAAGTGGTTAAGCGGTTACACGGCGAAAAGGACGGGACCCCCCGAACGGTGTGTGCCAGCTTTGAAAAATGAGCAGCTGTCTGAAGGGGGTATCAGTCAAGCACGTGTGAAAGTCGCAACGGGGGGGCAGCGAAGGATAGACGCATTAGAGGAGGAGCAAGGTCGAACGGAAGCACCTTATTTGGCCCCGCGGGTGAACGCTCCACGCATTTGAAACATAGACCCAGGATAAATGATGAAATgcagaaagggggaaaaatcaaCTCTCCGTCACCGTGCTGCTCGTTGATGCCTTGCCACATCAGTGACACGCCCGCTCATTAGCCCGCATGCTGGTCgggtgtatacatacatatatacacatgtgtgtgtggcaCATTTGCGCCGCGCCCCAAGGCCCAAAGAATGATCGACCTGTTTGACGAAGTAAAGCAGCTAGCCACGAtcaagaagcagaaaaatgcCGAGCATATGACGCAAGTGCTAAAGTttcaaaatgacaaaataatAGATAACTTTATAGATCCCAGTGGGGACACAGTTATTATAGACATCCCTGGGGAAAGGAACGACGATTTGAAAAGTTATGTAGATGCAGTTCATTCAATAAAAcaagaaataaaacaaatcTACACAGTGATTGATGATATAGAAgtgttaagaaaaaaaatcaacttAGCTATAACGACAGAACAGGAAAATGAATTAAGTATGCTACTAAatatgcaaataaaaaatggaaataatacCATTCAATCTATCaaagtggaaataaaaaatgtgaggaagaaatttttactcAAATCTCATcagaataataaaataatgaaaaaaaatatccacgATAATTTAATCCATGTATTCAAAAAAGCTTTACATAGTTACCAACAAATTCAAAATGACTACAATGAAAGTATGAAAGATAAAATGTCACgacatataaaaattatttacccACAGTACACAGAGGAAGATATAAATTCTGTCCTAAATCATGAGGATATAAATACGCAGAATTTAGTCAAGTGGAAATTACAAGGACatgataatttaaaaaatgccttAAGTCATGTAGAATCCAAATATAGAGATGTTAAGACACTAGAAAAGAATGTTTGTGATTTACACCAAACTATAATAGAACTGTCTGCTCTTATTGAGATGAATGATGAGGTCATAAGTAGCATACACGACAATGTAAACGATGCGCAGTACTTCACGGAGAAGGCAAATGTTGATTTGATTGACGCGCGGAATATTCAGAGGTCTACTTCCAAGTGGATGTTCTACATATCCATGGGAATCCTCATTGTTGTGATTATTATCTGTCTGCCCGTTTTGGTGAAGTTCCTCTAGCGGGAAGggagtaataaaaaatgggaagggggggaggtgtCCCTCAAGCACTGTTAGGAGAAAAGTTCCCACCGAATTGCCTCCCTCTGTGAATCTCGAAATTGCTTCTGTGTTTGAAGTCCCCTTGATCACGCACTCAAGGGAGCATTTGTCCGACAAACGAGCTGACCTTAAAACAACTGTtcgcgttttttttgtttgttttctttttttttttttttctgtaaccTATTTTTTGTAACACCGGCGAAATGCTAACTGCGTTTGTGTATCAAAATGTGCAATGTGCTCTGCTCATACAGGCAAGCCCATTCCTTCAGAAAACTCCTCGATATGCCCTCACCAATTTGTCGTTTCCAAAAATAAACAGATTTAAACAGCTTGGGAATTTTTCCCTAGTTAAATTTTCCCTACAATTGAGCCTCTTCTTTTGGGGGAACCCAGGAGAGGGCGTCCACATACTTGCGTAAATTCTCATTATTGTTTGGTGGACATAACGTTACACATCGTGCACTCCTCCACCAGTGacttgatatttttttttttagtttgaCAAACGTGTAAAAGTATTCTCATTTGTTTCGTTCTGCTATGTAAAGCTACCTTACAGTATGCCATGCTCTGTTCTCCTCtgctctatttttttaaccctcTCCTTTACGATTTGTTAACTTCCCTTGTGCACCCCCCCCCCCAGGTGTAGATaaatatattcacatatgTGTGAATGCCTCACCTTCTTAAATTTAAACTCCTTATAAAAGAATATTTAGACGTATTGAGCAAATTTCACCTTTTTGGAGATTCCCACGGGGAAAAATtgtctctcttttttttttttttctctccatcGGTTTCTGCGCATAAATTTGCTTCAAAGGATACACTTCACCTCTTCGGTAGACGTGGGATAGGCTATTTTCCAACATGCATTAGGACCTTTTCCAAGAAAACTAGCCTAAGCCTCCCACATATAAACAAAGAAGCATACATACCCTTTCGAGTTAGCCAAAAGAAATGGCACTTAGCACCCGCATGAGCGGCCCTCCCCTTTCCTgcgcctttttctttatgtaCAACATGACGAAATAGAACACCACTTGGATGAGCTTGTTTAACATCAACTTGGTTATTATAAGAGACAAGTTTAGAAAATTCATTATTCTTAAATTAGGTATTGCTACATCTAGTTGTTTCTTTACCGTTTCATCCAAAAGGTAGGACATTTTTTCGTTGAGCTTTTTCATTTCGACAAATGAACTAAACAAAGGCGTAGTGTTTTTTTGAAGAGTTAAGGCGAAAAACGTTTTGTGCGTATACATAATTTGCTGAGCCGTATATCTATCactaataaaatttttcaaaagacTGAAGTGCACATTAGT contains:
- a CDS encoding Syntaxin — translated: MIDLFDEVKQLATIKKQKNAEHMTQVLKFQNDKIIDNFIDPSGDTVIIDIPGERNDDLKSYVDAVHSIKQEIKQIYTVIDDIEVLRKKINLAITTEQENELSMLLNMQIKNGNNTIQSIKVEIKNVRKKFLLKSHQNNKIMKKNIHDNLIHVFKKALHSYQQIQNDYNESMKDKMSRHIKIIYPQYTEEDINSVLNHEDINTQNLVKWKLQGHDNLKNALSHVESKYRDVKTLEKNVCDLHQTIIELSALIEMNDEVISSIHDNVNDAQYFTEKANVDLIDARNIQRSTSKWMFYISMGILIVVIIICLPVLVKFL